The genomic window TGCTTGACTGAATGACTCAATTTCTCACTGTATGGTTGTTAAGCAGCCACCACCTGACACAAGAAAGCAGCTATGCACATATGCTGTCAATTATACTAGATCAACAGTTGCTCCTGCTAGGGGAACTTTAGGCTGACATTTTCTGCTGAAATTTGCATCCTAAGCTTTTTCAAAGAGTTAGTGATTTTACTTGAGAAATATAGGTAGACAGATAGATACAGATCTACatacatacatctatatatacatatatatagagagagagatggatatatagagataaaataattgtaatatacaattggccctccatatccacagttttgcatctgtggattcaaccaagtgatattttgcagattgaaaatatttggaaaaaacaataaaaggtaacaataaaacaataaaaaatacaaattttaaaacacagtataACACctacttacatagcatttacattgtattaagcatcataagtaatctagagatgatttaaagcacaTGAAAGGATGTGCATaggctatatgcaaatactacaccattttatataagggacttgagtatcTCTGAATTTTGGTTTGGGGGTGATGTCTGGAGCCAGTCCCCAAAGATACttgagggacaactgtatattTTCTATGTACCCATTCTACTTGTCTAGTTATATTACTTAGTCAAATTTTAATGATCGTATTGATTAAACACTTTTTCTTGAGTATTGGTACCAGTATAATCACCAAGTAGTACTGCATGCCAGCACAATTCTAACTAGTTAGGGATACTAGAGCCATGAAATTGAAATTGCattgaaatttacatttattcatatttataacagtataatataaaatattagcaaaaagtcacttattttttaaaattcaaaatagtgCAAATCCATATTTCCTCTACACTCTCAAATTAAATGTATGTCAAGAATTAAACCCCAAAATTGGCAAGCCTGATGAATTGGAAATAGTAAGTTTTGGTCACAAGGTGGCGCCTGGTAAAAAGAAATGCCCAGACATTCTTTGTCAAAACTGCTTTTGATTTATGTGAAGTCTGTTCTTATCAACTACATACAATGCTACTGTTTGATGTAATAAAAGACAGAGTGAGATGATATACTACAGGGGATTGTTACAGGACAAATGTTTGGCATCTGTTTTTGCCATTGCAAATGACAGGTATTAAATACCTGTGGCATAtttaacaagcaaaacaaaatttggaTTCACAGCACCTGTTGGTACATCTGTTCCCCATCTTTGTCAGTGAAAATATATTGATGCAAACTATTCTGCCACTGAACGCAGATAGCAGTTCATCACTTTGTCACATGTCCTTCAGCATTTATAGGAAGCACCAGTGAGAGCACAGAATACAAAGCTGAAACTTGCCTATAGCCCAGACTGAAGTTCTAACTTTGACTTTGTGCTCAGAGTCACTTAGGACATCAAGCTATCCACTTGAAAGggtatttcaaaagaaaagtattAAGATGATTTACAGTAACAAAAACCTGGAAATAAACTAAAGCCCAATAATAGATATTTGGGTAAATATGTTACAGAAATATATACAAGGAGTATGCCACtgtcataaatataaataaaatagaaacagaaaatggctTATAAATAATCTCATAAACAATActaagtggaaaaagaaaatgaaactgaatATACACTAAGGTTATACTTCTGTGATAATCATATCACAGAGTATATGTAGATAATGATCAGGAGGAAACACTTAATAGTGTTAGgataaatggttttaaaatgaaattttaaaaattatatttaggtcttgaatggtaataaaaatgtaaacaggtTCAACTTTTCTAAAGTACAATATGTATCAGAAGTGTTAAAGCTATGCCTACCCTCTCCCTACTAAGTCTACTACTATGAATGTATCATCCTAAGAAAATACTCTCACTAACATATAAGGACAGATGACTTATGACTGCAAAACAACTATCGctgtaaaaaaaaagataataaaattcaaGCAACAGAAAACTGCCCTttatgacaaatattttaaaaatttagttactGACCTGGAAAGGCATTTTTAATTGGGACAGAGACTGTCCCCATGCCCATTCTTGCCTTCTTCCTTTCAGTAACAATCCCCAAAGCTTTCCCTAAGCACATGGCTGCCAGGATAGAAACCACATCCTCATCCTCCTGCGAGCAGCCAGTCTATGGCCATAACGCTCACTTCTGAGCTGTCTCCTTCACACACAGTCACTTGCCCTGagctccctctcccctgccttcCCGTGAGTTGGAAGAGACATGGAGGTGACCCAGGTGCAACCGGGCAGAAGAGAACAGCACCCCAAGGATGGCAGAGCTATAGTCTGGAGGGAATTGGGTCCCTGCACGGCCTCATGGAACATAGCCAAACTCCCCACTGTCATCAGTCTGGGCCACTGCTCTCTAAACTTtattatgagaaagaaagaaactctttATTTATGAGGTGTATTTTAGGGTCTCTAATACAACAACTAAGCTTGTATCTAACAAATATAATGGCATTTCATGAAATGAATATTTACTTAAAAGCAGATGTAGTATGATCTGATTTTTGTAATGGAAATGATTATATTACAAAATTGTAAGATTATACCAAAATATGAATAGTGGCTATTCCTGGGTGCTAGATGTacaagtcatttttctttcactcacatattttctaaaatttcataaaacgtattacatatataacaaaatgaTAACAAATATCCTTTATACAGTGTTCTTTAAAAGCCTACCAAAAGTATGCTTTttccctttaaagaaaaaaaaaaaaaaacaagagcacATCATAATCATCTAACGTACTTATTCAAACACAGATCCCAAGGTCACAGTCCTAGGAATTCAGAGTCTCCACAGGTCTCAGACAGGCCCAAGaacctgtatttttagtagcaccTTAGGTAGTTCAGAACAACACTGGAAAGCTATGTTGGGATGGCCTTCTTCAAACAGGCAAGAGTACCCGGGCTCTGGGCAGGGCCAGGGAGAAAGTGAGCAGTAATATCAAGTCTTGGCTCTGGGGAGCTGTGATATTCATCAGGTTTATAAGGAGAATGGAAAGATGAGTACACTAAATTTAAAAGCCCACTAAAGAATGAGGTAAGGAATTTATTAACAAGTTAATActaattatttaaacaaaaacttcTGAATGTACTGTAAACAAAATGGCCTTTAAGGTCAACCCCAAACTCATACCACAAGAGCCCTCTAATGCCACATCTGAATTCTAGCCCCAGCCTGCCTGGCATCCAGGCCTGATCACCTTTCACAGAAGCCTTTTCCTGCGCTGCCTCTTGGAGCCTGCAGCCTGCACCAGTGGCAGCCCCTAGTCAACAGCCCAGAGGAGGGAGGGCCAAAGGGAAGATCTGACACAACGGCTGTACAAAGCAACCAACCATTTTATTGACAAAAGATGGTACAGTGGGCAGAAGAGCAAAGGACCAGGCTGCCTTCTACAGCAAATCTGGGCTTTGCAAATATTCTGGAGGTATGTTCCACGGTAGCTAGAATCTAAAGTCACCAGGTCACAAATGGGGCACAGAGCGGTGCTCGGCCCTCAGCCTGCAGCCTTTGACCCTGGCTAGCTGCTGGATAAGAGGGCTGGAACAAGAGCAGTAGCCTGGATGACAGCCAATCCAACGTCTCTACTGCAAGCCCCATGCTCAGTGGAGGCCCAAGACACAGAATGGTGAAGCAACACAGGTCTGTAATATAAAATAGAGTTGGTCTAGGACAGCCTTGGTTTCAACATTCCCAAGGGCCTCTGACATCCCAGGTCTGGTGGCCATTTGTCCTTTGCTGAGGCCTGGTGTGTACTGCGCGTGGGCTGCTGGCAGTCACTAAGCTGGTGGGAAAGCTCAGGATCTGCCTCCAGGCAGTTCAGTCACCCTCCATCATCTCTGGGGGTGCAAAAACTGCTGAGGTGACAGACATTGGGCCTTTTAGGAAAATGTCCATTAGGTAAGAGGTTCTAGGCATCCTCAAAAATGTAGGGGGATTCTAGTGACAGGGTATATGAAGAAAACAAGTGACTATAAGCATAAATGTGACCAAGGAGAAAAGCAGAGACCTGAACCAAGAACCAAAATCCTTAATCTCTGTGAATTTGAGGATTTTTGAAGGTTTGGGGGCATTCCTTAAGTGGTAAGCATGTGCTGTTCAGCATGTCATGAACTATTTGCATTCCAGATGCCCCTCTTTTAGGCCACAACAAACTGCCCCTGAGGGACTGACATTTAACTCTCAGCCTTCTAGTTACTATAAAGGGCCAAGAGCCTGAGGCCAGGCTCTTCCTAGTTTCTTAGAGATGAGCCCCAGGGAGAGGAGAACTATGGCACTGTCAGAGTTCCTGGGGCAACTGAAGAAGGAGATGAAAGTATCAGGATGTGCCAAAAATCTGGTTGAGCAAAATAATCTACCaggcagattttttaaaaatacagatcctcagaaataaaaaggaatgaatactGATATACACAACATAGGTAAATTTCAAAACAAGTATTCTGAGTGGAAGAAGCTGGACAAAAACAAGTATAAACTGCATGACTGTTCTCCTACAagctctagaaaatgcaaactaagcTACAGCGACAGGAAGCAGATCAGTGGGATGGAGGGGAGGAATGGGGGAGGTGTCACAAAGGGGCAGCAGGGACCTTTTAGGATGATGATATATTTGCTGTGTcgattatggtgatggtttcacaggtgtatacAAACACTGAAAtatatcaaattgtacactttaaatactGTATGTCacttatacctcaataaaatttttttttttaaaataataaaactactcgggaggctgaggcaggagaaacatgaacctaggaggtggaggttgcagtgagccgagatcgcaccactacactccagcctggcgacagacaaaaaaataaaataaaacaaaaaataaaagtacagatTCTCTAGTCCAAATGATTGGGACACAGGAGTCTTTGTTTTATAAGCCTGGAGGGTAGCCAATCCAAGAGTTCCATTATAATCCCAACTCCcaatacttttttaaagcaatgatttATTAAAGGGTGTACTTTCTAAAGCAATTTGGTGATTCCGATGCAAGCAGTGACTGCCAGGTGTTTTTTGAAATTACTATTCAAGACACCTACAGTATCTTGGTTTAGGGCTTAAATGGTGAGTTGTTTCATATTGAAAATGAAGTTAGCTGAAAAATAAATGGCACAAAATTATGTCCTGAGGTAGAAAGAAGTCCCTGACATATTGTcaggtgaaaaaaacaaaagcaagctaTAAAacagtaagcagaagaaaaatcaatCTATTTCTACATCTACTATTTCTATCCATGTCTTTAACAGCATCTTTTTGAAAAGAGGTATAGAATAGAATGCAGAGACATTCAATATCTATGGATATGCATTTCCTCTCTGTCTAGGGTTATAgaatgattctatttttattttaagataatttttttctacatgtagtttctaaattttctagaatGAACATGACTTATTTAAGtgataaaataatcaaaactgtATTTCAAAAGTCAGGGGCCCCCATTCACATCTATCATTGGTTTAGCTCCAGTTTATTCACTGCTGTTCTAAGCATATTGTGATCAGGGGTTAATGTTGCAACAGCAGTTTCTATCTTCGAAACAGCTTTAAAATCACTCTTTATGAAGcaacacacaaataaaacaaatctagGACTCAATGAGAAAAAGATGGAGGGGAGGAAAcggggaggaaaagaaaggcagggagaaggaaagggagagaatatATTAACCTGAGAtttgaggaagggagaggagggaaaagaaaaatgtcaaccCCAGTAGCTGTTTGTGACCCACGTATAACACAGTGTGCCCCACTACAGATATCAAAAGCAACACAAGCACGATGACAAAAACCCAGGACTCTGCGGAAGAAAACCGGATCAGATTTGTAAGCAGGTTGTCTTTCTATTTGGGAAGGGTTTTCATGCCCCAGACCTTTCTGATGTTGATTTTACATGAGCCCCAAATGCACTCCCGGAATGCCTACCTGGCTCCAGTGTAACATGTTTTGCACAGAAGTTCCAGCGGGAGAATGTGTTGTATATACATCCACTCTAGactgcaaaataaatacattgaaatgAAGAATGAAAACAGCATTAAGGTGACATTGATAATAAACATTGTATTTTGCCCTTCAAAGCACTAAAAACTAGAGCCATAATCTCAAGTTTATGAGatcagagatagaaaaaaattatttgactaaAAATCTGtcctataaaaatacatacaaccACACACGGAGTCCATAAGAAGGAGGTGCAACAATATAGTAAGCACGGGACTGTGTGGGTTGTGTTTACAgggcattttcattttcttcttcatgctTTCCTGAATTTCCCAAATTTCATATAACAATCACACCTTGCTTTAAttatcagacaaaagaaaaatggcacTTAAATTCCTTAGGGCCTTTATTCCAGGATTTTAACCCTTTTTTTCAAAATGCCACATGACAAACTAACAAATACATTCAGAAACACGAGCATAGTATTGGCCAAGggtttacattttataaaataaaataggtttacattttataaaatgtatttttataaatacacacacacactgcaagcatacacatatgtgtatgtaaatgGCCATTCCAaatttaaatacttaatttttttcggggggtacatgtgcaggtttgttataaaggTAGCTTGCATGATGTTGAGATGCGGGCTTCTATTGATCCCATAACCACAGTACTCAATATTGGCTATAGTACTCAATAGGAAGTTCTTCAGCCCTTGtcactctccctccttcctccctctccctccttccttttggagtccccagtgtctactgttcccattTTTATGTCTACCACttataataatttctaaaagaaacaaatcactagagtaaatataaatattacaacTTAATTTGTGACAGATCTCCTCATTCAATAGACTCCATCCAGGTACAACATAAGAAGGTGACTACAGCCAGCCTGAGGATAGCAGCAGGTGGTACCATATTCTAGGCATTGGCCAAAGTTCATGCTTGTGCCTCTCAAATGAAAGACCCTTCAGAGTTCTGATGAGGTCATTCCTGCCTCTCCCACATCATTCAACACAAATAAGCACATTCACAGATGAAAGAAAATCAAGTCTTACTATAAACATGCATACCATATTTAAATTTCTCTCATTAAATccacacagaagaaaaaagagatttcCACAGAGCTCCTTCAGTATGACATGAGTGCAAACGTGGGTACCCAGCCACTTCAAAAATGCACTCTGGGGAAGAAATTCTTTGTCTCCAAATAAGtcctacaaaataaaaagaaacccaaGAACATCTCAGCATTTCATGCTGGTGCATAGGTCTCCATGACTCACCTCAGAAGCAGAGACAAGTACCCAATGTCTCCACGAATGGTCTCAGGAAAGAATGGCAGCCAGTGGACATCAAACCAGGATGCTTTTGCAGAAGTTTACCAAAGCAAAATTCACACACTACAGAGGTGTATTTAAATTCTCCAAATGAAGAGATGGAGGGAGAAAATAAGTTTACAGCAGACTTCTACAATGGGAAAGGGCCTTAATGATCACCCTTCCCAGGGCCATCCCAAGTAGTTTTCATCTGACTGATGGATTGGTGGTTACTTCTAAGAAACAGTCAAGACTATGATTGATCAGTAATGTCTGCCGGAGGTGTGTCCATCTAATTCAATGTTATTGGCCagcaggccaaatccagcccactgcttgttttttgttttattttgtttttaaaactttttttattggccaggcatggtgactcatgcctgtaatcccagcgctttgggaggccaaggcaggaggactgccttgAGTTTCCATCTTTCCTATTAAAGTCTTCTGAATGGTCCATGAGAGATGTTATACCtgatttcatgtatatatttctatataggatttcatatatgtgtgtgtaaacatatatTTCATAAAAGACATATACTGCATGCATAATAGACCATCTGCTCTTACCTGGCTTAAAACTCTTTTTCATGAAATCTATTTCCTCCTTGAACAGAGGTTCGGGTGCTACAGCTTTAGGGCAGAGCCCTGACGAAGCTACTGACTGTGTTTAGGAGCCgtattataaaatacaataatgatAGCGTTGTTAGGTCACCCTCAGTGTAGCTAGGGATGGGCTTTTGGGAACATTTCCTACCTGCCATCTCCTATATCCTCTGTGCACTGGCTTCCCTCATGGGATAAAGGGAAACTCCACCAatgcttaaattattttctcccagacTCTCCTTGCTCTCCCTGTGAGGTGGGCAGAGCTATACTGACACATGCTAACCATGAGTACACGTGGCACCAGTGTGCAGGGAACGACAGGCGTCCCCGGCCACCCCGGGTCTGGAAGGAGGGGTAAACGGAAGAAGAAAAGCCCACTGCTCCACTGATATCAAAATGCAGGGGAAGAAGGCGCAGATTCTCCCTCCACTTGCCAGTTCTTCAGATCTCGGAGGAAAtctgtggggagaggagagggatggGAGGGGTCCAAGTACCTTAATGAGAAGATCTGGAAATCGCCCTAATTTGGCCATAGGGCTAGTACAGAAGTCGACTGAAACCACAGGAGCCAGggcaaaaaacattttaatcctTTTGGCCAGCTCAGGGATCTGTGAAAATGCTATAAAACCTGTGAgaacaaagggaagaaaacaggaaTTCCATCTTCTGGGATTTCCTTTTCAGGAAACACAAAGGCCCACCCTCTCGTGGCGGCCTGAGACCCACGCAAGCACCACCACCACCGGCAGGAGGCAAAACACTTGACATGGCGCCCTCTGTGCCCTAATACTGAATTTGGTTAAACTAGTAAATCAAGCATTTGTTACTGCTTGTTCCAAATCTCAACCTAGATAAGCACTGTAAGAAATCCAGGCTGGGGGAACCAGAAAATCTTCCCAGTTCCTTTTACAATGTAAATAATGGACTGTATTTCCAAGAGCCTTACTCCATCACCTTTATCCCCCCATGCCCCTCCTCCAAAGAACAATTTACAGACACCACGTTCAAATAAACCACCAAGGATTTCAAAGGAACTCACACATTTAGAATCCCctagctttaaaatatattttaacccttgctgtggtttgactgtgtccccaaccaaatctcatctctaattgtagttcccataattcccatgtgttgtaggagggacctggtgggagataattgaaccatGGAGGCGGTTTCCCCagtactgttcttgtggtagtgagtaagtctcaagaGATTTGAtggggcttttttgttgttttcttgttttttgttttcagacggagtctggctctgtcgcccaggctggagtgcagtggccgcgatctctgctcactgcaagctccgcctcctgggttcgcgccattctcctgcctcagcctcccgagtagctgggactacaggcgcccgccaccacgcctggttaattttttgtatttttagtagagatgggatttcactgtgttagccaggatggtctcgatctccagacctcatgatccgcccgtctcggcctcccaaagtgctgggattacagccgtgagccaccgtgcccagcggagatttgatggttttataaggggaaaccccttttcgCTTGGCTGTCACTCTCTTGTCTGcccttgctcttctgccatgattgtaaggcctccccagctcaCAATCCATTaaactgtgagtccgttaaacctctttttctttatatattacacagtctcgggtatgtctttattagcagcatgaaaacgaattAATACAACCCTCTCTGACGTCTTGCCACCTGGTCCCAGAATGTCACTTCAGGAAGCAGTGGGGCAAAGGGCTCAAGCAGGCAAGTcgtgaaagaagaaatataaataaagaaaaatgcctAACTCCATCTTTTTCTGGCAATATAACCACATGTTTTGAGACCCTTAAAAACATTCATATCTTTCATATAGTAAGGCTCCTTCTAGGAATATGTTCTAAGGAAAGTATGTGATGGGAACACTAAGGTGTTAGTCATAGTAAACATTAAAAgggagattaaataaattataggacAGGTTCCTAGCCCCTAATTACAAAAACTCTTGCTTGCTAGAATTAtgggcaatttttattttctttctttaattttgctAAATCTTCTGTTCtgcttttctattgtgaatatgCATTACTTATATAATCAGcataaattaaaatcatataacttttcaaaattttttgtaaaCCAAATGTACCTGTAGTTAGTTATATTCCACTTAACTTCAGAAGGCagtatattttcttgttttctttatataagcCTCTGAATTTAGAGGCTTATATAAGCCTTGTTTTCTACCCTCTCACATCCCTATCTTGCTTTATCTAGGAAAACATATAATATATTGTGGCTTACATTAATTTCTTCAATTTCAAGAGAACCATATACCATGAATTTTCACAGAAGACTAAATGTTACCAAAATTCCTtatcttattcattatttctgcttggcatttaaaaacaaatggaatttgaactaacatctttttatatatcaCTTTTAAGAAAAGTACAAACTCTGTAATGAAGAATTTATATCAACTTCTAGTTTTATTTACATACATACCTATTGTGGTACCTTGAGAATGACCCACATAATACACTTGTTCTTGGCCAGTTTTATTCAGAATGAAGTTAATGGAAGCTGGTAGGTCATATTTTGCCATCTCATCATAACTGTAATCCAAGAAAGGAACTCTTTCATTGAAATAGTACATAAAATAGAAGAGCACACCCATACTGAGTATGCAGTTTGATGAGTTATCACAAACTAAACACAGCTGGGAAAACCAGCAGTGAGTCCAGGAAACAACACCAGCAGGACCGCAGAAGCCCCCTTGGGCTCTCTTCCAGTTGTGTCTACCAAAGGTAACTATTGTCCTCATTTTTCACACCAGAAATTAGTTTCacctgtttttaaatatttctgtaagtAGAATTATACAGCGTGTATTCTTCTGTATCTGGCTTCATCCATTTTTTGCTGCATATAATTGTAAGTTGTTCATTcttattctactataaaaatatacaacattttatccattcactgCCGACATGCATTTGGGTAGTTTCCTGTTTTTCACTGTTACAAATAGCGTGACCATAAACCTATTCTTGTATATGCCTTTTGGTAAAAACTATCATTCTTGTGTTTCACGTCCTCAGGGGTGCctctggttttaaaaatgggaagcCAGCCTGGAGGCTGCTATAGTGCTGCTGACTTTCTCTGATACCTGGTACCAGAACATAGACCAAAACCCAAGTGTGCATATAGGTATATGCGTGCGCATGTTGCCATGGCAGGAGAAGAGCCAACCCCTAGCAAGTTCACACAATGTGCCAGGTTCTGTGGAGGCtccttctctgcatcctctccttTAAGCCCCCAGTGACCTTATGAGGTAGGTGTTTCTTAtgctccattttacaaatgaggaaaccgagACACAGGAGACTTATGTAAGATGTCCAGTGTCATACAGCAATTAACTGGTAGAGCCAGAAgtaagagggaggaaaggagaatttCTGGAAAGAAGAAACGTGAACATCTGGATTACATATTTatggagaaagcaggaaagttaTGGAGCAATATTTACCCAGCAGCACCCACACCACCAGAAATGCCAAAATAACTTAAGAATTCCTAACTAAATGTAAATCTTAATGTAATCATTTGCTTAAAATTTACCTAACTGCTAGTCATTAAATTCCTAGCAACGTTTAAAACCTTTCAAAAGACACCAACTTTCCCTCTCCTACAACTTCAGAGTTACCCACCTATCTGCCTCTTCTGCTGGAATCCTGTTGCCTGCTTTAAGAGTACTAAGGAAATACATGCATGCCATTATCAATTCAAATATACCTGAAAGCCCAGAATTCGTCCTGAGAAACTGAGAGCGTCTTATGTTTCCGAGACCAGGTATTTCCTCTGCTGTTGCCCATCCACACGTCAAAACCAGCATCAGCAAGAATGAAGCCCAGGCTGCTGTTGGCAAGGTTTGTGACCCAGTTACTAGAATCCGCCAGCAAGCCATGTTGCAGGAAGACAACCGGTTTGGGACCTGAAAAACATTCATCGTTTAGGAGGCAGTAGCACCAAGAGCTTCAAAACAAATATGATATCTTGCTAAATAGAACATTCATAAAAGATCCATAAGCAAATAACGAActagaaataaattgaaagattGAGGTGTTGATGTACTCCCATATAACATtagtaaagaatttttttaaaacagcactGGCAAGGTAGCAGTGAAACTGGACCATTTTT from Theropithecus gelada isolate Dixy chromosome 9, Tgel_1.0, whole genome shotgun sequence includes these protein-coding regions:
- the LIPA gene encoding lysosomal acid lipase/cholesteryl ester hydrolase isoform X2, encoding MKMRFLGLVVCLVLWTLHSEGSGGKLTAVDPETNMNVSEIISYWGFPSEEYLVETEDGYILCLNRIPHGRKNHSDKGPKPVVFLQHGLLADSSNWVTNLANSSLGFILADAGFDVWMGNSRGNTWSRKHKTLSVSQDEFWAFSYDEMAKYDLPASINFILNKTGQEQVYYVGHSQGTTIGFIAFSQIPELAKRIKMFFALAPVVSVDFCTSPMAKLGRFPDLLIKDLFGDKEFLPQSAFLKWLGTHVCTHVILKELCGNLFFLLCGFNERNLNMSRVDVYTTHSPAGTSVQNMLHWSQAVKFQKFQAFDWGSSAKNYFHYNQSYPPTYNVKDMLVPTAVWSGGHDWLADVYDINILLTQITNLVFHESIPEWEHLDFIWGLDAPWRLYNKIINLMRKYQ
- the LIPA gene encoding lysosomal acid lipase/cholesteryl ester hydrolase isoform X3 codes for the protein MGNSRGNTWSRKHKTLSVSQDEFWAFSYDEMAKYDLPASINFILNKTGQEQVYYVGHSQGTTIGFIAFSQIPELAKRIKMFFALAPVVSVDFCTSPMAKLGRFPDLLIKDLFGDKEFLPQSAFLKWLGTHVCTHVILKELCGNLFFLLCGFNERNLNMSRVDVYTTHSPAGTSVQNMLHWSQAVKFQKFQAFDWGSSAKNYFHYNQSYPPTYNVKDMLVPTAVWSGGHDWLADVYDINILLTQITNLVFHESIPEWEHLDFIWGLDAPWRLYNKIINLMRKYQ
- the LIPA gene encoding lysosomal acid lipase/cholesteryl ester hydrolase isoform X1, coding for MGVIRKAALLALTQELYFRMKMRFLGLVVCLVLWTLHSEGSGGKLTAVDPETNMNVSEIISYWGFPSEEYLVETEDGYILCLNRIPHGRKNHSDKGPKPVVFLQHGLLADSSNWVTNLANSSLGFILADAGFDVWMGNSRGNTWSRKHKTLSVSQDEFWAFRVPFLDYSYDEMAKYDLPASINFILNKTGQEQVYYVGHSQGTTIGFIAFSQIPELAKRIKMFFALAPVVSVDFCTSPMAKLGRFPDLLIKDLFGDKEFLPQSAFLKWLGTHVCTHVILKELCGNLFFLLCGFNERNLNMSRVDVYTTHSPAGTSVQNMLHWSQAVKFQKFQAFDWGSSAKNYFHYNQSYPPTYNVKDMLVPTAVWSGGHDWLADVYDINILLTQITNLVFHESIPEWEHLDFIWGLDAPWRLYNKIINLMRKYQ